The proteins below are encoded in one region of Chroicocephalus ridibundus chromosome 9, bChrRid1.1, whole genome shotgun sequence:
- the LOC134520982 gene encoding putative P2Y purinoceptor 10 isoform X1 produces the protein METLHPPQSPHERRDSAEMESNVSSSNCTDPQMSFQSTLYATTYTLIFIPGLLANSAALWVLCRYISKKSKAVIFMINLAVADLAHVLSLPLRMYYYINHSWPFGNFLCQVCFYLKYLNMYASICFLTCISIQRYLFLLHPFKAKDWKRRYDAAISAAVWLVVGAACLPLLIVRSPALSKSTNTCFSDLGVKKLSPGSSIAMVTVAELFGFVIPFGIIACCTWKMWQSLRECPSQLQNTSEKQKALRMVLMCAAVFFICFTPYHINFPFFMMVIENIIQDCAVHRSTLRFHPISLCLASLNCCLDPVLYYFMTSEFQDQLLRHSCAALRARFMRRGSTPSITETGHDIHMKKRNLPRFKFWSLPKFFGRINSMEIPPMPPDELLLESIS, from the coding sequence AAACCCTCCACCCACCTCAATCACCCCATGAGCGAAGAGACTCAGCCGAGATGGAGAGCAACGTGTCCTCCAGCAACTGTACCGATCCCCAGATGTCCTTCCAGTCTACCCTGTACGCAACAACCTACACCCTCATATTCATCCCCGGCCTCCTGGCAAACAGCGCTGCCCTGTGGGTCTTGTGCCGCTACATCAGCAAGAAGAGCAAAGCCGTCATCTTCATGATCAACTTGGCCGTGGCCGACCTGGCTCATGTCCTCTCGCTGCCCTTACGGATGTATTACTACATAAACCACTCCTGGCCATTTGGAAATTTCCTTTGCCAGGTGTGCTTCTACCTGAAGTATCTCAACATGTACGCCAGCATTTGCTTCCTCACCTGCATCAGCATCCAGCggtacctcttcctcctccaccccttcAAAGCCAAGGACTGGAAGCGGCGGTACGACGCGGCCATCAGCGCTGCCGTCTGGCTCGTCGTCGGGGCAGCGTGCTTGCCCCTGCTCATAGTGAGGAGCCCAGCCTTGTCCAAGAGCACAAACACATGCTTCTCAGACCTGGGGGTGAAAAAGCTGAGCCCGGGATCCTCCATTGCGATGGTGACGGTGGCCGAGCTGTTTGGATTTGTCATCCCCTTCGGCATCATCGCCTGCTGCACGTGGAAGATGTGGCAGTCCCTGCGGGAGTGTCCAAGCCAGCTGCAAAACACCAGCGAGAAGCAGAAGGCTTTGCGCATGGTCTTGATGTGCGCGGCAGTCTTCTTCATCTGCTTCACCCCCTACCACATCAACTTCCCTTTCTTCATGATGGTGATAGAGAACATCATCCAGGACTGTGCCGTTCACAGGAGCACGCTCCGCTTCCACCCCATCTCCCTCTGCCTGGCGAGCCTCAACTGCTGCCTGGATCCGGTCCTCTACTACTTCATGACCTCCGAGTTCCAGGACCAGCTGCTGCGCCACAGCTGTGCCGCCCTGCGGGCTCGGTTCATGCGCCGTGGGAGCACCCCCTCCATCACCGAAACTGGCCACGACATTCACATGAAGAAGAGAAATCTTCCCCGCTTTAAGTTTTGGTCTCTTCCTAAGTTCTTTGGCCGCATAAACAGCATGGAAATCCCCCCGATGCCACCCGACGAGCTTCTGCTGGAGTCCATCTCTTGA
- the LOC134520982 gene encoding putative P2Y purinoceptor 10 isoform X2 yields the protein MESNVSSSNCTDPQMSFQSTLYATTYTLIFIPGLLANSAALWVLCRYISKKSKAVIFMINLAVADLAHVLSLPLRMYYYINHSWPFGNFLCQVCFYLKYLNMYASICFLTCISIQRYLFLLHPFKAKDWKRRYDAAISAAVWLVVGAACLPLLIVRSPALSKSTNTCFSDLGVKKLSPGSSIAMVTVAELFGFVIPFGIIACCTWKMWQSLRECPSQLQNTSEKQKALRMVLMCAAVFFICFTPYHINFPFFMMVIENIIQDCAVHRSTLRFHPISLCLASLNCCLDPVLYYFMTSEFQDQLLRHSCAALRARFMRRGSTPSITETGHDIHMKKRNLPRFKFWSLPKFFGRINSMEIPPMPPDELLLESIS from the coding sequence ATGGAGAGCAACGTGTCCTCCAGCAACTGTACCGATCCCCAGATGTCCTTCCAGTCTACCCTGTACGCAACAACCTACACCCTCATATTCATCCCCGGCCTCCTGGCAAACAGCGCTGCCCTGTGGGTCTTGTGCCGCTACATCAGCAAGAAGAGCAAAGCCGTCATCTTCATGATCAACTTGGCCGTGGCCGACCTGGCTCATGTCCTCTCGCTGCCCTTACGGATGTATTACTACATAAACCACTCCTGGCCATTTGGAAATTTCCTTTGCCAGGTGTGCTTCTACCTGAAGTATCTCAACATGTACGCCAGCATTTGCTTCCTCACCTGCATCAGCATCCAGCggtacctcttcctcctccaccccttcAAAGCCAAGGACTGGAAGCGGCGGTACGACGCGGCCATCAGCGCTGCCGTCTGGCTCGTCGTCGGGGCAGCGTGCTTGCCCCTGCTCATAGTGAGGAGCCCAGCCTTGTCCAAGAGCACAAACACATGCTTCTCAGACCTGGGGGTGAAAAAGCTGAGCCCGGGATCCTCCATTGCGATGGTGACGGTGGCCGAGCTGTTTGGATTTGTCATCCCCTTCGGCATCATCGCCTGCTGCACGTGGAAGATGTGGCAGTCCCTGCGGGAGTGTCCAAGCCAGCTGCAAAACACCAGCGAGAAGCAGAAGGCTTTGCGCATGGTCTTGATGTGCGCGGCAGTCTTCTTCATCTGCTTCACCCCCTACCACATCAACTTCCCTTTCTTCATGATGGTGATAGAGAACATCATCCAGGACTGTGCCGTTCACAGGAGCACGCTCCGCTTCCACCCCATCTCCCTCTGCCTGGCGAGCCTCAACTGCTGCCTGGATCCGGTCCTCTACTACTTCATGACCTCCGAGTTCCAGGACCAGCTGCTGCGCCACAGCTGTGCCGCCCTGCGGGCTCGGTTCATGCGCCGTGGGAGCACCCCCTCCATCACCGAAACTGGCCACGACATTCACATGAAGAAGAGAAATCTTCCCCGCTTTAAGTTTTGGTCTCTTCCTAAGTTCTTTGGCCGCATAAACAGCATGGAAATCCCCCCGATGCCACCCGACGAGCTTCTGCTGGAGTCCATCTCTTGA